One part of the Mariniblastus fucicola genome encodes these proteins:
- a CDS encoding GNAT family N-acetyltransferase encodes MIRPVQASDAAAFADIYNHYIDETIVTFEYDRVDASVFEARIRNVTDGGFPWLSFVDPETDQVVGFAYAGKWRERVAYRFVVESAIYLRDGWGGQGIGKRLYLELFQQLRERKFRSVIAGISLPNEASIATHRSMGFRKVGVFEKVGFKFDRWIDVEFWQLEL; translated from the coding sequence ATGATCCGTCCAGTCCAGGCGTCTGACGCCGCCGCGTTCGCCGACATCTACAATCACTATATCGACGAAACGATTGTGACGTTCGAATACGATCGGGTCGACGCCTCAGTCTTCGAGGCTCGGATCCGCAACGTCACCGATGGTGGATTTCCGTGGCTGAGTTTTGTCGATCCGGAAACGGACCAGGTCGTCGGATTTGCTTACGCGGGCAAGTGGCGTGAACGAGTCGCGTACCGCTTCGTTGTCGAAAGCGCAATTTATCTTCGCGACGGGTGGGGAGGGCAGGGCATCGGCAAGCGATTGTATCTGGAGCTGTTTCAGCAATTGCGTGAGAGAAAGTTTCGCAGCGTGATCGCCGGAATTTCGCTGCCCAACGAAGCCAGTATTGCGACGCACCGTTCGATGGGTTTTCGCAAAGTCGGTGTGTTCGAGAAAGTCGGATTCAAATTCGACCGCTGGATCGATGTCGAGTTTTGGCAATTAGAGCTGTAG
- a CDS encoding DUF7133 domain-containing protein — protein MSLRPESTGCCRWQSVSRVLLSGICSVLGVAVVATALLSDSGLSPLHAARILNDDDNETPAPEEPVLAAASNAGVSAIDSFKFPEGVICEQYAAEPDVGNIVAIHRDYQGNMYVCETYRQGKAIEDNRNHSYWLDDDLQAQTVQDRIDYVLKHHPEAKESYTRFDDRIRVLSDTDGDGKADVSKVFANGFNDLEMGTGAGVLSYRGNVYYTCIPDLFMLKDTDGDLVSDERTSLSTGYGVRFAFRGHDSHGLIVGPDGRLYFSIGDRGYDIAPNLRDPASGAVFRCNLDGSNLEVFATGLRNPQELAFDDYGDLFTGDNNSDGGDEARWTYVVPGGDSGWRMYFQYLGDRGPWNRELIWDDENTDKPAYVIPCIKNISDGPSGLEYYPGTGFSDDFNERFFLCDFRGTPGNSGVRSFRNKPQGAFYELVDDEQPFWATLVTDIDFASDGKLYLSDWVFGWEGENKGRIYTFFDEEKIKDPIVKEVESILRDGLADKPVEEVAGLLGHKDQRVRQEAQFELVRRKDVDMLRTSASGGDATLPRIHAMWGIGQLLRGGMAADEKLEKQMLAWFDDGDQFVRREAVRLATEFFPAMQAKLVKHCADESAKVRYEAAMGLGTIGNDSSADAIVKLLTENDNTDPIVRHGGIMAIRGIAIKEHEKGESNFIDAMASHESAAVRLATVVALRKQFEFNVLNTRDNTYVSRLLGKLVDDSDAKIALEAARAVHDLQMDDVMEPLAKLVAKSGLSDHMIRRAISANNRIGDKASAERLGKFVSESDYESDRKIDAMKLLGAWETPDPHDPVNNSYRQIDNSRRNVADAVAVLGDVLDNLDSIDKTVVAEVVNVAAKLRVKKAAPQILNIVMDKNARGQTRASALVSLEELKFEGLDNALTSLDAEGDAMPRELTSAYIDVLSRKDPSLAALKLGKLIEDNSTEKGVIQQKQKAFVTLGNMKNPESETMLNNAFTALKDGSLTQELGLDVLKACEQRGGTLAEKASGYLNDLAAKPKLADRYTWALKGGDADAGRDVFRYKGEVSCRRCHRIDGDGGRVGPDISGVGKIYDRFGVLESVVDPNAKIADGFGQIIVATDDGLTHVGVVKEQTETQLALMDNEGVVSWIDLDTIEGRKDGKSSMPEGMAEQLTKDELRDLVEYLSKRVTPVAPAAAGHE, from the coding sequence ATGAGTTTGAGACCAGAATCGACAGGATGTTGCCGTTGGCAGTCAGTTTCCCGAGTGCTGCTAAGCGGAATCTGCTCAGTACTGGGCGTGGCAGTTGTCGCCACCGCGTTGCTTTCGGATAGCGGACTTTCGCCACTTCATGCCGCTCGAATTTTGAACGATGACGACAACGAGACACCTGCGCCAGAAGAGCCTGTGCTGGCCGCAGCCAGTAACGCGGGCGTGTCGGCGATCGATTCTTTCAAGTTCCCGGAAGGCGTCATCTGCGAGCAGTACGCTGCCGAGCCTGACGTTGGCAACATTGTCGCCATCCACCGTGACTACCAGGGCAATATGTATGTTTGCGAAACGTATCGCCAGGGAAAAGCGATCGAAGACAATCGGAATCACTCGTATTGGCTGGACGACGACCTGCAGGCCCAGACCGTTCAGGACCGGATTGACTATGTGCTTAAGCATCACCCGGAAGCCAAAGAATCGTACACGCGTTTCGACGATCGCATCCGTGTGTTGTCCGACACGGACGGCGACGGCAAAGCAGACGTTTCAAAAGTCTTCGCCAATGGCTTCAACGATTTGGAAATGGGAACCGGTGCCGGAGTGCTCTCCTATCGAGGCAACGTTTACTACACATGTATTCCCGACTTGTTCATGCTCAAGGACACTGACGGCGACCTCGTTTCCGATGAGCGCACGTCGCTATCGACAGGTTACGGAGTCCGTTTTGCGTTTCGCGGACATGATTCGCATGGATTGATTGTTGGGCCTGACGGACGCTTGTATTTCAGCATCGGGGACCGCGGCTACGACATTGCACCGAACTTGCGTGATCCAGCCAGTGGAGCTGTTTTCCGTTGCAATCTCGACGGCAGCAACCTGGAAGTTTTCGCAACCGGTTTGCGTAACCCGCAGGAACTCGCGTTCGACGACTATGGCGACCTGTTCACCGGAGACAACAACTCCGACGGTGGCGACGAAGCACGTTGGACTTACGTCGTTCCCGGCGGCGACTCTGGCTGGCGAATGTATTTTCAATACCTTGGCGATCGCGGACCGTGGAATCGCGAGTTGATTTGGGATGATGAAAACACGGACAAACCGGCTTATGTGATCCCGTGTATCAAAAACATTTCTGATGGACCGTCGGGGCTTGAGTACTACCCGGGCACCGGATTTTCAGACGATTTCAACGAGCGGTTCTTTCTCTGCGACTTCCGCGGTACTCCAGGAAACAGCGGCGTACGTTCGTTTCGCAACAAGCCACAAGGAGCGTTTTACGAACTGGTCGATGACGAGCAACCGTTTTGGGCGACGCTAGTAACGGACATCGATTTTGCTTCCGACGGCAAGCTCTATCTTTCTGACTGGGTGTTCGGTTGGGAAGGGGAAAACAAGGGCCGGATCTATACGTTCTTCGATGAGGAAAAGATCAAGGATCCGATCGTCAAAGAAGTTGAATCCATCCTGCGTGACGGACTTGCCGACAAACCGGTTGAAGAAGTCGCCGGCCTGCTCGGCCATAAAGACCAACGCGTGCGACAAGAGGCACAGTTCGAATTGGTTCGCCGTAAGGACGTGGACATGCTTCGAACGTCGGCTTCCGGAGGAGACGCAACGCTACCTCGCATCCACGCGATGTGGGGAATCGGACAATTGCTCCGCGGTGGAATGGCTGCGGATGAAAAACTGGAAAAACAGATGCTGGCGTGGTTCGACGATGGCGATCAATTCGTGCGTCGCGAAGCCGTTCGTTTGGCGACTGAGTTCTTTCCCGCAATGCAGGCGAAGTTGGTCAAGCATTGTGCTGACGAGAGCGCCAAAGTTCGCTATGAAGCAGCGATGGGGCTGGGCACGATCGGAAACGATTCCTCAGCCGACGCGATTGTGAAACTGCTGACCGAGAACGACAACACGGACCCAATCGTTCGTCATGGAGGCATCATGGCGATCCGTGGAATCGCGATCAAGGAACACGAAAAAGGCGAATCCAACTTCATCGATGCGATGGCCTCGCATGAGTCGGCTGCCGTTCGCCTGGCGACCGTGGTCGCACTTCGCAAACAGTTCGAGTTCAATGTGCTGAACACGCGAGACAACACCTATGTCTCACGATTGCTCGGTAAACTGGTTGACGATTCGGACGCAAAGATTGCTCTTGAAGCAGCTCGAGCCGTACACGATTTACAAATGGATGATGTGATGGAACCGCTGGCGAAACTGGTCGCCAAATCGGGGCTGTCGGATCACATGATTCGTCGCGCGATCAGTGCCAACAATCGAATCGGTGACAAAGCGTCAGCAGAACGGTTGGGCAAATTCGTTTCCGAAAGCGACTATGAGTCGGACCGAAAAATCGACGCGATGAAGTTACTGGGAGCATGGGAAACTCCAGATCCACATGATCCCGTTAACAATTCGTATCGCCAGATCGACAATTCGCGCCGCAATGTTGCCGACGCAGTTGCCGTGCTTGGCGACGTCCTCGACAACCTTGATTCGATTGACAAAACAGTCGTGGCTGAGGTCGTCAATGTCGCAGCGAAACTTCGGGTCAAGAAAGCTGCACCGCAGATCCTGAACATTGTGATGGACAAAAATGCCCGCGGCCAGACGCGCGCTTCGGCGTTGGTTTCGCTTGAGGAACTGAAGTTCGAAGGTCTCGACAATGCTCTCACGTCGCTTGACGCTGAAGGCGACGCGATGCCTCGCGAGCTCACGTCGGCCTACATTGATGTGCTGTCCCGAAAAGATCCGTCGTTGGCTGCCTTGAAGCTTGGGAAACTCATCGAAGACAACAGCACGGAGAAAGGCGTCATTCAGCAAAAGCAAAAGGCTTTCGTAACGCTTGGCAACATGAAGAATCCTGAAAGTGAAACGATGCTCAACAACGCGTTCACCGCTTTAAAAGATGGCTCGTTGACTCAGGAACTTGGACTCGATGTCCTCAAAGCTTGTGAACAGCGTGGGGGAACGTTGGCTGAAAAAGCCAGCGGATACCTGAACGATCTTGCCGCGAAACCAAAGCTGGCGGACCGTTACACGTGGGCGTTGAAAGGCGGCGACGCGGATGCGGGACGCGACGTGTTCCGCTACAAGGGAGAAGTTTCCTGTCGACGTTGCCATCGCATTGATGGTGACGGAGGCCGAGTCGGGCCCGATATTTCAGGCGTTGGGAAAATCTACGATCGGTTCGGCGTTTTGGAGTCTGTCGTTGATCCAAATGCAAAGATCGCGGATGGGTTCGGGCAAATTATTGTGGCAACAGACGATGGCTTGACTCACGTCGGAGTCGTCAAAGAACAAACCGAAACGCAGCTCGCGTTGATGGACAATGAAGGTGTCGTCAGCTGGATTGACCTCGACACCATCGAAGGCAGAAAAGACGGAAAGTCTTCGATGCCTGAGGGAATGGCTGAGCAACTTACGAAAGACGAGTTGCGAGACCTGGTCGAGTACCTTTCCAAACGCGTCACACCTGTAGCCCCAGCGGCAGCGGGTCACGAATAG
- the acnA gene encoding aconitate hydratase AcnA, whose product MSSPSDAFNTRTTFNAAGKEIGIYQIGKLQEQGIGNVDKLPFSIRVLLESVLRNCDGKIVTKEDVVNLANYDASSPAKVEIPFKPARVVLQDFTGVPAVVDLAAMRNAMARLGGDAKKINPLIPVDLVIDHSVQVDQFGSSAALSANVELEFKRNRERYEFLRWGQKAFDNFRVVPPNVGIVHQVNLEFLAKGVFVREDEQGPVAVPDTLVGTDSHTTMINGLGVLGWGVGGIEAEAAMLGQPIYMLLPEVVGFELVGKLSPGATATDMVLTATQQLREAGVVGKFVEFFGEGVNSMPLADRATLANMAPEYGATMGFFPIDDETLDYMRRTGRSTEEVQTVEAYTKAQGLFRTGEEKIEFTRTLKLDLSTVEPSLAGPKRPQDRIALSDMKNAFNSSLVAPVGHSGFGLDTDVLDKEAKVENNGHSSMIGHGAVVIAAITSCTNTSNPSVMIAAGLLAKKAAERGLTVPPYVKTSLAPGSRVVTEYLDKSGLTKSLESLGFHTVGYGCTSCIGNSGPLPQPVSDAIVAGELVASSVLSGNRNFEGRVNPMTKANYLASPPLVVAYALAGTTDIDLVTEPLGKDSSGADVFLKDVWPSHDEVQTVLDASLSPEMFQNQYGNAFDSNETWNAIKVGEGDLYEWSDASTYIQEPPFLAGLTKEVKSIEPISGARCLALLGDSVTTDHISPAGAIAKDGPAGRYLQEHGVEPASFNSFGSRRGNDRVMVRGTFANIRIRNQLAPGTEGGWTTHIPSGEVMSIYDASMKYQADDTSLVVLAGKEYGTGSSRDWAAKGTMMLGVKAVIAASYERIHRSNLVGMGILPLEFADGQSWQSIGLTGKETFSIPDLGDDLQPRSTIKVTATDDDGKELTFDAVVRIDTPVEMDYYRNGGILQTVLRNLL is encoded by the coding sequence ATGAGTTCGCCTTCCGACGCTTTCAATACCCGTACCACGTTCAACGCTGCGGGGAAAGAAATCGGTATCTACCAGATCGGCAAGCTCCAGGAGCAAGGCATCGGCAATGTCGACAAACTGCCTTTCTCGATTCGTGTTTTGCTGGAGTCCGTGTTGCGAAACTGTGACGGCAAGATCGTCACCAAAGAAGACGTCGTCAATCTCGCCAACTATGACGCGTCGAGTCCAGCCAAAGTCGAGATCCCGTTCAAACCTGCACGCGTTGTATTGCAGGACTTCACCGGCGTTCCAGCCGTCGTGGACCTGGCGGCAATGCGAAACGCAATGGCCCGACTCGGTGGCGACGCAAAGAAGATCAATCCGCTGATTCCTGTCGACCTCGTGATTGACCACTCGGTGCAAGTCGACCAGTTCGGCAGTAGCGCGGCACTATCGGCAAACGTCGAACTTGAGTTCAAACGCAACCGCGAGCGTTACGAATTTCTTCGCTGGGGCCAGAAAGCGTTTGACAATTTTCGCGTCGTTCCGCCAAACGTCGGAATCGTTCACCAGGTGAATCTTGAATTTCTGGCAAAAGGCGTTTTCGTTCGCGAAGACGAACAGGGCCCTGTCGCGGTTCCGGACACGCTGGTCGGCACTGACTCGCACACGACAATGATCAACGGCCTGGGAGTTTTGGGTTGGGGTGTCGGCGGCATCGAAGCTGAAGCCGCGATGTTGGGCCAGCCAATCTACATGCTGTTGCCGGAAGTCGTCGGATTCGAATTGGTTGGAAAACTTTCTCCGGGAGCCACGGCAACGGACATGGTTCTGACCGCGACGCAGCAACTTCGCGAAGCCGGCGTGGTCGGAAAATTCGTTGAGTTCTTTGGCGAAGGCGTGAACAGCATGCCTCTGGCGGACCGAGCAACGCTGGCGAATATGGCGCCTGAATACGGTGCGACAATGGGTTTCTTCCCGATCGACGACGAGACACTGGACTACATGCGCCGAACAGGTCGTTCCACCGAAGAAGTTCAAACGGTGGAGGCTTACACGAAAGCCCAAGGCCTGTTCCGAACCGGCGAAGAGAAGATTGAGTTCACTCGCACGCTAAAGCTGGACCTGTCGACGGTTGAACCTTCGCTTGCCGGCCCCAAACGGCCCCAGGATCGCATCGCGCTTTCTGACATGAAGAACGCTTTCAACAGCTCTCTGGTCGCGCCGGTCGGACACAGCGGATTCGGACTCGATACGGACGTGCTCGATAAGGAAGCCAAGGTCGAAAACAACGGTCATTCCTCGATGATCGGCCACGGCGCCGTCGTCATTGCGGCGATCACCAGCTGCACCAACACCAGTAACCCGTCCGTTATGATCGCGGCCGGATTGTTGGCCAAGAAAGCTGCCGAACGCGGCTTGACCGTTCCGCCATACGTGAAAACCAGCCTCGCTCCGGGCTCTCGCGTCGTCACGGAATACCTCGACAAATCTGGCCTGACAAAGTCGCTGGAATCGCTCGGATTCCACACCGTTGGATACGGCTGCACATCGTGCATCGGCAACAGCGGGCCGCTGCCGCAACCTGTTTCTGACGCCATCGTTGCCGGTGAGTTGGTCGCGTCGAGCGTCCTGTCCGGAAACCGGAACTTTGAAGGTCGCGTCAATCCGATGACCAAAGCCAACTACCTCGCCAGCCCACCGCTGGTCGTGGCGTACGCTTTGGCAGGCACCACGGACATCGACTTGGTGACCGAACCGCTGGGCAAGGATTCGAGCGGTGCCGATGTGTTCCTGAAAGACGTCTGGCCTTCACACGACGAAGTCCAAACGGTTCTCGACGCGAGCCTTTCGCCGGAAATGTTCCAAAACCAATACGGCAACGCGTTTGATTCGAATGAAACCTGGAACGCGATCAAAGTCGGCGAAGGTGACCTGTACGAATGGAGCGATGCGAGTACTTATATTCAGGAGCCTCCATTCCTCGCCGGTTTGACGAAGGAAGTGAAGTCCATTGAACCGATCAGCGGTGCTCGATGTTTGGCTTTGCTTGGCGACAGCGTCACGACGGACCACATTTCTCCTGCGGGCGCAATCGCCAAAGACGGCCCTGCCGGTCGATACTTGCAGGAACATGGCGTTGAGCCGGCTTCGTTCAACAGCTTCGGTTCGCGGCGCGGAAACGATCGCGTGATGGTCCGCGGTACGTTCGCCAACATTCGCATCCGTAACCAGTTGGCGCCGGGCACCGAAGGCGGATGGACGACGCATATCCCTTCGGGTGAAGTCATGTCGATCTACGACGCATCGATGAAGTATCAGGCTGATGACACTTCGCTGGTCGTGCTTGCCGGGAAAGAGTACGGCACGGGTTCGAGTCGCGACTGGGCGGCCAAGGGCACGATGATGCTTGGCGTGAAAGCTGTGATCGCTGCCAGCTACGAGCGGATCCACCGCAGTAATTTGGTCGGCATGGGAATTTTGCCGCTAGAATTCGCGGACGGCCAGTCTTGGCAGTCGATTGGCTTGACAGGGAAAGAGACGTTCTCGATCCCAGATCTTGGCGACGACTTGCAGCCTCGTTCAACGATCAAGGTCACGGCAACGGACGACGACGGGAAAGAGCTGACGTTCGACGCAGTGGTTCGAATCGACACGCCGGTCGAAATGGACTATTACCGCAACGGCGGGATTCTGCAGACCGTTTTGCGAAACTTGCTGTAG